The Treponema succinifaciens DSM 2489 region TTTTGCTGATTTTTACGGAATGGATTTAAGAAAGACTTTGGTTTTTCACGCCGGATTGGCAAAAGAAGTCAATGAAAGACTTTCCGTAGGCGCAAATGCGTATACCGGTCTTTATATGGGAAGCGGCTCTGATTTTTCTGCTGGAGTGGATTTTGGTGCGCTTTATAAAATGAGCAGCTTTGGCATTTTTACAAATCCGAGGTTTGGAATTTCTCTTTTAAATATTGGAAAGCCTGCTGACTATGAAACACTTGGAATTGATGAAAAGAAGGATTCTTCATCTTATCCGTCTATGCTTACTCCAAGGGTTTCCTTTGCTTCGACTGTTTTTGAAGTAAAAAAATGGACTGGCTCGTTTAGCACGGATTTTGCCTTTCCATTTTTTCAGAATTGTATAATGGATTTAGGAGTTGGATTTGAATATAACAAATTTGTCCGCTTGTCTCTTGGCTGGCAGGCGAATGTCCGCGAAATTTCAGAAGGAAAGGCAGACGGCGTGAACAGTGTTTCAGTTGGCGTTTCATTAAAACTTGGAATAACTTCTAAGAAATTTTCAGAAACTAATTCAGACTGGGAAAAGAGCGAACTAACTCCTTCTGTTGCGACGCAGACTCTTTATTCAGGAATTCAGGCTGTAAGTTTTGGCGCAAGGCTTGACTTGGGATTGAAAGACACCGATGCTCCTGAAATCATTCTTTGGAACGAGGAATAAAAAATGAAAAAAACAACTAGAAAAATTTTTACGGCATTTGCACTTTTCTCTGCGCTCAGTTTCTCTTCTGAGCTTTTTGCCGAGCCTGGCATTGTGTATATTTCACCGAACAACGACGGAATTCAGGATACTCTTGAAGTTCCTTTGAAAATCCGCGAAAAACGCTATGTAAAAGAATGGAGCTTTGTAATCACTGATGAGGGTGGAAATGTTGTGCGCACAATCGGAAACAAAATTTCGCTTCCTTCAAAATTCACTTTTAAAACTTTTTTCAAGACGTTGATAACTCCAAAGCGCGGCGTTGATATTCCTTCAACAATTGTCTGGAACGGATTTTTGGATGACGGTTCGTTGGCGCAGGATGGAACTTATTACTATCAGTTTACGGCTTCTGATGACAATGGAAATACTGCCACAACTTCAAAACTTCCGGTTGTAGTTGACAATACTCCGCCGGAAATCAATCTTGCGAAAATTGAAGGTGCCGATAAAATTTTTGGCGAAGGAAACAAGGCTGTGTTGAAAATCAAGCAGTCTGGTTCAACTGAAAAACTGTGGACTGCAAAAATAACAGATGACCATGGAAATCTTGTCCGCTCATACAAATGGGAAGATTCTTCTCCGCTTGAAATTGAATGGAACGGAACAAACGAAAGCAAGTCCATTATGCCAGACGGAGTTTACAACTACGAAATTACTTCGACTGACTTGGCAGGAAACACTTCTGAGCAAGCAAGAATTTCAAATATAATTTTTTCTGCTGAAAAGCCTGAAACCGCAGTTTCAATAAACGGCTCAAGGTATTTTGCTCCGTCTCCAAAAGGAAGCGTGGCGGTTGCAAGAAGGACAATTAATTTTTCAGTTGCAATTCCTTCTCCATCTGCAAGCGTGAACTCTCTTACCGACTGGCAGATTTCTATTGTAGGAAAAGACGACGACAAAGTTTACTATTCAAAATCTGGAAAAACAAATCCGCCTTCTTCATTTTTATTTGATGGAAAAAATAATTCGGGTAAAGATTTGGCTGATGGCGAGTACCGCGCAAAAATAACTGCAAAGTATTTGAATGGCTATGAGCCTGCTGCTGTTTATTCTCCTGTTTTTGTTCTTGACAATGAAGCTCCAAAGGCAGCTGTTTCTCTTCCTGCAAATACAGTTTTCAATGGAAAAAATAAATTTCAGATTTCTCAGCAGCAAGTTGCGGAGCCAGCCTATACTGGAGAAAAAACTTGGACAGGAAAGATTGTTGATGAGAACAATGCCGCTGTAAAGAATTTTGACTTTGACACAGTTCTTCCTGCTTCTGTTGAATGGGATGGACTTGATGACAACGGACAGTTTGTAAAAGACGGAAAATATAAATATGTTCTTGAAGTTTCTGAACTTGCTGGAAACAGCAATTTGATGGAATCAAAAGAATTTGTGCTTGACACAAGCAAGACTGAACTTGCGCTTTCTGTAAGTTCTGCTGCATTTTCACCGAACGGAGATGGAGTTCAGGACAAAGTTGTTTTGACTCCAGTTGCAAAAGCTTCAAGTGGAATCGACTCTTATGAACTTAAGATTTTCAATGGAACGGCTGTAAGGACTTTTAAAGGCTCTGGAAAAATTCCTTCTTCATTTGTTTGGGACGGACTTGCTGACGATGGAACAAGGTGCGCAGACGGAACTTATTCTGCTGTTATAAAAACTGTCGCAAACAGCGGAACAGAAGCGGAAGCCGCAAGCCAGGAATTCATTCTTGACACAGTTGCGCCTTCAATAAAAATTTCTGCACCTTATACAATTTTTTCTCCAGATGGAATCTCAAGCCGGCAGACTATTCCTGTAAAAGTTGAAGACTGCTCTGTTGAAACAAAATGGAATGCTGAAATTCGTAATGCGAAAAATCAGGTTGTAAAAACTTTTGTCTGGAATAATTCAAAGGCTTTGGGTTTTGCATGGGACGGAACAGACGATAGCGGAAACAAAGCGGCAAATGGAATTTATTCACTTGCGGTTTCTTCAAAGGATGCGGCAGGAAATTCTGGAAGCACAACGATTGCAGGAATTTCCTTGGATGCGCGTCCGGTAACAGGATTTGTTACTGCTGAATACAAAGGCATTTCTCCTAATGCCGACGGAATTCTTGATGCCCAGAAATTTGGTATAAAAGTTTCTCTTGCTGAAGGAATTTCTTCATGGAAATTTGACATTGTTGATTCTGCCAATTCTGTTGTAAAAACATTTTCTAGCAATGACAGTGAAAATCTTCCGGCTGCAATTACTTGGGGTGGCGACACATCGGATGAAAAAATTGCTGAAGGAATATTTGTTGGAAAACTTCATGTTGAGTATACAAAAGGAAACGTTGTAGATGCGGCTTCTTCAAGCTTTATCTGCACTGCTATTCCGCCTGCGCTTTCTGTTAGAACTGCTCCAAAATATTTTAGCCCGGATAACGACGGAAATGATGATGACTTGTTCATTGAACTTGGATGCCAGACAATTGCCGGACTTAAAAATTGGAACTTTACAATCAAAGACAGAAATGGAAAATCATTCTGGAAGACAAGCGGAAAATCTTCAATTACAAAAAGAATCATTTGGGACGGTCGCGGAAACAATGGAGAAATTGTTCAGTCGGCGGAAGATTATCCTTTTGAATTTACAGCTTGCGATGAGCTTGGAATGTCAAGCGCTGTCAAAGGCGTTATAAATGTTGATGTTCTTGTTGTCCGCGATGGCGACAAACTCAAAATGCAAATCCCTTCAATTATCTTTAGAAGCAATGAAGCAGACTTTGGTGTAAGAACTGTTGATTCTAATGGAAAAATTATTAAGGCTGGAATTACACAGGCGCAGGCTGATAACAATGCCCGTGTTCTAAAGCGCGTTTCTGAAATTCTTAAAAAGTTCAAAGATTACAAAGTTACTATTGTTGGACACGCAAATAGAATTTCTGATAACTCTGCGGAAGAAACTGAGGAAGGTGTTTGGGGCAAGGCGTTGATTTCTCTTTCTGAGCAGCGCGCTGAATATGTTAAGAGCCAGCTTGTAAAATTTGGAATTAATTCTTCTCGCCTTTCTGTTGAAGGAAAGGGCGGAACAGAGCCAGTTGCAGACCGCAAGGATACAAATGTGAACTGGAAAAACCGCCGTGTAGAATTTATTCTTGAAAAGTAATTTTGATTCGCACAGAAGGGTATGTACTCGACTGTGATACCTTATGATAATAAGCGACCCCGATGCTTTGTGTCGGGATCGCTTATTTTTGCTTTTTTTTCTATGCCGCGTTTTTTTTATAGAAGTTCTTCTTCTAGCTGGTCAACAAGATCTTTGAATGTGTCAAGAGCCGCTTGAACTGGTTCTGTACTTTCCATGTTTACACCTGCGACTTTTAGGCTTTCGATTGGGTATCTTGAGCCGCCGGACTTTAAGAATTTAAAGTAGTCCTCATGTTCTTGCTTTCCTCCGTTGACAACTCTTTTTGCGAGTGCAAGAGCAGCGGAAATTCCTGTTGAATATTTATAGACATAGAATGCGTTATAGAAATGCGGAATGCGAAGTCCTTCCATGTCGCTGGATTTTTCAAATTTCATTGCAGGTCCGAAGTACTGCTCTAAAAGTTTTCTATAAATACTACGGATTGCTTCTGTGCTTAAAGGTTCGTTGTTTTCTACAGCTTCGTGGCATTTCAACTCAAACTCCGCAAACATTGTCTGACGGTGCAAAGTTGCAAGAATATCGTTCGCGCGCATAGACAAA contains the following coding sequences:
- a CDS encoding FlgD immunoglobulin-like domain containing protein, which produces MKKTTRKIFTAFALFSALSFSSELFAEPGIVYISPNNDGIQDTLEVPLKIREKRYVKEWSFVITDEGGNVVRTIGNKISLPSKFTFKTFFKTLITPKRGVDIPSTIVWNGFLDDGSLAQDGTYYYQFTASDDNGNTATTSKLPVVVDNTPPEINLAKIEGADKIFGEGNKAVLKIKQSGSTEKLWTAKITDDHGNLVRSYKWEDSSPLEIEWNGTNESKSIMPDGVYNYEITSTDLAGNTSEQARISNIIFSAEKPETAVSINGSRYFAPSPKGSVAVARRTINFSVAIPSPSASVNSLTDWQISIVGKDDDKVYYSKSGKTNPPSSFLFDGKNNSGKDLADGEYRAKITAKYLNGYEPAAVYSPVFVLDNEAPKAAVSLPANTVFNGKNKFQISQQQVAEPAYTGEKTWTGKIVDENNAAVKNFDFDTVLPASVEWDGLDDNGQFVKDGKYKYVLEVSELAGNSNLMESKEFVLDTSKTELALSVSSAAFSPNGDGVQDKVVLTPVAKASSGIDSYELKIFNGTAVRTFKGSGKIPSSFVWDGLADDGTRCADGTYSAVIKTVANSGTEAEAASQEFILDTVAPSIKISAPYTIFSPDGISSRQTIPVKVEDCSVETKWNAEIRNAKNQVVKTFVWNNSKALGFAWDGTDDSGNKAANGIYSLAVSSKDAAGNSGSTTIAGISLDARPVTGFVTAEYKGISPNADGILDAQKFGIKVSLAEGISSWKFDIVDSANSVVKTFSSNDSENLPAAITWGGDTSDEKIAEGIFVGKLHVEYTKGNVVDAASSSFICTAIPPALSVRTAPKYFSPDNDGNDDDLFIELGCQTIAGLKNWNFTIKDRNGKSFWKTSGKSSITKRIIWDGRGNNGEIVQSAEDYPFEFTACDELGMSSAVKGVINVDVLVVRDGDKLKMQIPSIIFRSNEADFGVRTVDSNGKIIKAGITQAQADNNARVLKRVSEILKKFKDYKVTIVGHANRISDNSAEETEEGVWGKALISLSEQRAEYVKSQLVKFGINSSRLSVEGKGGTEPVADRKDTNVNWKNRRVEFILEK